The following proteins come from a genomic window of Rhodoligotrophos sp. CJ14:
- a CDS encoding sarcosine oxidase subunit gamma, with product MAEILSALDGHVIAGRRGAVTEAPGVILSERQGLITVQLTAWPDTAAGVAAKAGEIAGTPMPPSMRLGITGAGGKPTVLQVGPERWWFLVSPTSDLGKRLQDGFPADQAVVTDLSHARTIVTITGPKGRDLLARILPIDTDPVVLPAGSVAQSVMHGVGVLLHFFATGADGDIYDLHIPRSFALSHWEWLVHVAEGLGVEVRG from the coding sequence GTGGCTGAAATTCTCTCGGCTCTTGATGGCCATGTGATCGCTGGGCGGCGAGGTGCCGTTACGGAGGCGCCCGGTGTCATTTTATCTGAGCGACAAGGACTGATCACGGTTCAGCTGACAGCCTGGCCTGACACCGCGGCTGGCGTTGCCGCGAAGGCCGGTGAGATCGCCGGCACGCCGATGCCGCCCTCCATGCGGCTCGGCATCACGGGCGCGGGTGGGAAGCCCACCGTGCTGCAGGTGGGGCCCGAACGCTGGTGGTTCCTGGTTTCGCCCACATCCGATCTCGGCAAGCGGCTGCAAGACGGCTTCCCGGCGGATCAGGCGGTGGTGACCGATCTTTCGCATGCTCGCACCATCGTGACGATCACCGGGCCCAAAGGCCGGGACCTCCTTGCGCGCATTCTGCCGATCGATACGGATCCGGTGGTCCTTCCGGCGGGCAGCGTCGCCCAGTCGGTGATGCATGGGGTGGGCGTGCTTCTGCATTTCTTCGCGACCGGTGCGGATGGGGATATCTATGATCTCCATATTCCGCGCAGCTTTGCCCTCTCCCATTGGGAATGGCTCGTGCATGTGGCCGAAGGGCTTGGCGTCGAAGTGAGGGGTTAA
- a CDS encoding sarcosine oxidase subunit alpha family protein, giving the protein MTNGTARLPAGGRIDRSKTISFMFDGKSYQGHPGDTLASALLANGVTLMGRSFKYHRPRGVVSAGSAEPNALVTLRGGGRREPNIPATLAELHDGLTAISQNRWPSLDFDLGAVNDALKPFLAAGFYYKTFMGPTEKAWMWFEPFIRRAAGLGAAAAERDPDRYERLTLFCDVLVVGGGPAGLAAALAAGRAGARVVLADEGPVLGGMLLDEAAGSDADRWREKVLAELASLTNVRVLTRTTVFGAYDHGVFGLVERVADHKAEPAAFEPRQRYITVRTRAAVVAAGAIERPIGFGNNDRPGVMLASALRSYINRYAVLPGRNILVFTNNDSAYRVAIDGARAKAAVTLVDARAKMPEALAAEARSAGVHLLAGHAVAQVIGYKRVRKAIVAPFDSATGQADTGWKEIRCDLIAMSGGWNPAVHLASQRGIRPHYDNRTAAFLADIPEGHPTAQGMYLAGACNGAFDAPSAAKAGFAQGQAIVSGLGFAAEKAGALPDLAGLPGDQWIEPISPVWDVKAPPGLRARKRFLDFQHDVSASDVELAHREGYVSVEHMKRYTTLGMATDQGKLANVPGLAILAGLRGDAINDVGTTTFRPPYTPVSLGAIAGAETEDHFKPIRRTPFHRANERSGAVFIDTGLWKRAWYYPKAGEDVNASYKREAEQVRRTVGMVDVSSLGKIDVQGPDAAEFLNRIYVNAWAKLEVGKGRYGVMLRDDGVVFDDGTTTRISESHYFMTTTTAGAAKVMAQLEYLLQTAWPNLKVSVTSVTDQWAGVAIAGPNSRALLQDLVSQIDMSNAGLPHMGMREGLIGDIPVRVHRLSFSGELAYEVYTPAGFGEAMWNAIVAKGERHGLVLYGSETLGTLRIEKGHVSAAELDGRTTLDDLGLGGMASKTKPYIGKVLSRREAYLDPARQRFVGLLPVDPNARIRPGSIIHLHGGDHTGFGLGRVTSTTYSPQLKRYIALGLVSGGLGQGHGHGSQEPERMVDACYPLKGDVVAAKLVSPHFFDPEGERLRG; this is encoded by the coding sequence ATGACCAATGGAACAGCCAGGCTGCCCGCGGGTGGCCGTATCGACCGCTCGAAGACGATCAGCTTCATGTTCGATGGCAAGAGCTATCAGGGGCATCCAGGCGATACGCTTGCCTCTGCCCTGCTTGCCAATGGCGTCACCCTGATGGGGCGCAGCTTCAAGTATCACCGGCCGCGCGGGGTGGTCTCGGCGGGATCAGCGGAGCCGAATGCGCTCGTCACGCTGCGGGGCGGCGGGCGGCGCGAACCCAATATTCCGGCGACGCTGGCTGAGCTTCATGACGGGCTCACGGCCATCAGCCAGAACCGCTGGCCGTCGCTCGATTTCGATCTCGGCGCGGTCAATGATGCGCTGAAGCCATTTCTGGCGGCGGGGTTCTACTACAAGACCTTCATGGGGCCGACGGAAAAGGCCTGGATGTGGTTCGAGCCCTTCATTCGCCGAGCGGCGGGACTGGGCGCTGCCGCAGCCGAGCGGGATCCCGACCGCTATGAGCGGCTCACTCTGTTCTGCGATGTGCTGGTGGTGGGCGGTGGCCCGGCAGGGCTCGCCGCGGCCTTGGCGGCAGGACGAGCCGGCGCCCGGGTGGTGCTGGCGGATGAGGGCCCGGTGCTCGGCGGCATGCTGCTTGACGAGGCGGCAGGCTCGGATGCCGATCGCTGGCGGGAAAAGGTGCTGGCGGAACTCGCGAGCCTTACCAATGTGCGCGTCCTCACCCGCACCACAGTGTTCGGCGCTTATGATCATGGCGTGTTCGGTCTCGTCGAGCGGGTCGCGGATCACAAGGCTGAGCCTGCAGCTTTCGAGCCACGGCAGCGCTATATCACCGTGCGGACGCGAGCGGCGGTGGTGGCGGCTGGTGCCATCGAGCGGCCGATCGGCTTTGGCAATAATGATCGGCCGGGGGTGATGCTGGCCTCCGCCTTGCGGAGCTATATCAACCGCTACGCCGTCTTGCCGGGACGCAACATTCTGGTCTTCACCAATAATGACAGCGCCTATCGCGTGGCGATTGACGGGGCACGCGCCAAGGCTGCGGTAACCCTGGTCGATGCCAGGGCGAAGATGCCGGAAGCGCTGGCTGCCGAAGCGCGATCGGCGGGTGTGCATTTGCTGGCGGGCCATGCGGTCGCGCAAGTCATCGGTTATAAGCGGGTCCGCAAGGCGATCGTCGCGCCTTTCGACAGCGCCACCGGACAGGCCGACACGGGCTGGAAGGAGATACGCTGCGATCTCATCGCGATGTCGGGCGGCTGGAATCCGGCGGTTCACCTTGCAAGCCAGCGTGGCATCCGGCCACACTATGATAATCGTACCGCCGCCTTTCTCGCTGATATTCCCGAAGGCCATCCCACCGCTCAAGGGATGTATCTGGCGGGTGCTTGCAATGGGGCCTTCGATGCGCCGTCCGCCGCGAAAGCCGGGTTTGCTCAGGGGCAGGCGATCGTTTCGGGTCTGGGCTTTGCCGCCGAGAAAGCGGGCGCGCTGCCGGATCTCGCCGGGCTTCCAGGGGATCAATGGATCGAGCCGATCAGCCCGGTGTGGGATGTGAAGGCACCTCCGGGATTGCGGGCGCGCAAGCGGTTCCTCGATTTCCAGCACGATGTGTCGGCATCCGATGTGGAGCTTGCCCATCGCGAGGGCTATGTCTCCGTCGAGCACATGAAGCGTTACACGACGCTTGGGATGGCGACCGACCAGGGCAAACTTGCCAATGTGCCGGGGCTTGCCATTCTGGCGGGCCTCAGGGGCGATGCCATCAATGATGTCGGCACGACCACGTTCCGGCCGCCTTATACGCCAGTGTCGCTCGGTGCCATCGCCGGTGCAGAAACCGAGGATCACTTCAAGCCGATCCGGCGCACGCCGTTCCACCGCGCAAATGAGCGAAGTGGCGCCGTGTTCATCGACACGGGGCTGTGGAAGCGCGCCTGGTATTATCCGAAGGCCGGGGAGGATGTGAATGCCTCCTATAAGCGCGAGGCCGAGCAGGTGCGGCGCACAGTCGGCATGGTCGACGTGTCAAGCCTCGGCAAGATCGATGTGCAGGGGCCGGATGCGGCGGAGTTCCTCAACCGCATCTATGTGAATGCCTGGGCGAAGCTCGAGGTGGGCAAGGGCCGTTACGGGGTGATGCTGCGGGATGACGGGGTGGTGTTCGATGACGGCACGACCACGCGCATCAGCGAGAGCCATTACTTCATGACCACCACCACGGCCGGTGCCGCCAAGGTCATGGCGCAGCTCGAATATCTGCTGCAGACGGCCTGGCCCAATCTCAAGGTGTCCGTGACGTCGGTGACCGACCAGTGGGCGGGCGTGGCGATCGCGGGGCCGAATTCGCGGGCGCTGCTGCAGGACCTCGTGTCCCAAATCGACATGTCCAATGCGGGGCTTCCGCATATGGGCATGCGCGAGGGGCTGATCGGTGATATTCCGGTGCGGGTGCATCGGTTGTCGTTCTCGGGCGAGCTTGCTTACGAGGTCTATACGCCGGCGGGTTTCGGCGAGGCGATGTGGAATGCCATTGTTGCCAAAGGCGAGAGGCACGGGCTCGTGCTCTATGGGTCGGAAACCTTAGGCACCTTGCGTATTGAAAAGGGCCATGTCTCAGCGGCGGAGCTTGATGGGCGCACGACGCTCGATGATCTCGGGCTTGGCGGCATGGCGAGCAAGACGAAGCCTTATATCGGCAAGGTCCTGTCGCGGCGTGAGGCCTATCTCGATCCGGCGCGGCAGCGTTTCGTGGGCCTTCTGCCAGTTGATCCCAATGCGCGGATCAGGCCCGGCAGCATCATTCACCTGCATGGCGGGGATCATACGGGCTTCGGGTTGGGACGGGTGACCTCAACCACCTATAGCCCGCAGCTCAAGCGCTATATCGCGCTGGGGCTGGTGTCGGGCGGGCTCGGCCAGGGACATGGGCACGGGTCACAAGAACCTGAGCGCATGGTCGATGCCTGCTATCCGCTGAAGGGTGACGTGGTGGCGGCAAAACTGGTCTCGCCGCATTTCTTCGATCCGGAAGGGGAGCGTCTGCGTGGCTGA
- a CDS encoding sarcosine oxidase subunit delta yields the protein MLINCPYCGLRSLEEFTYGGDASLARPDLADEDMERWYNYVYLRDNPRGSHKEFWHHLYGCRQWLVATRDTLTHQIESVVPAREVVKPADVRKPAPSQQASSAKPADMREVVKS from the coding sequence ATGCTGATCAACTGTCCCTATTGTGGTCTTCGCAGCCTCGAAGAATTCACCTATGGCGGCGATGCGAGCCTCGCGCGGCCGGACCTGGCGGATGAGGATATGGAGCGCTGGTACAATTACGTCTATCTGCGCGACAACCCCCGCGGCTCCCACAAGGAGTTCTGGCATCATCTCTATGGTTGCCGGCAATGGCTGGTTGCGACGCGGGATACGCTGACGCATCAGATCGAGAGCGTGGTGCCGGCGCGCGAAGTGGTAAAGCCCGCGGATGTCCGCAAGCCCGCGCCATCACAACAGGCATCGAGCGCCAAACCGGCTGACATGCGCGAGGTGGTCAAGTCATGA
- a CDS encoding sarcosine oxidase subunit beta family protein, with amino-acid sequence MRYSVASVIREALTGNTGWGRAWRDPEPKPAYDVLVVGGGGHGLSTAYYLAEEHGIRNVAVLEKGWLGGGNVGRNTTIIRSNYMMDGNTQFYELSMKLWEGLSHELNYNAMVSHRGVFNLAHTPAQYDAFAYRGNVMRSNGIDAEILSREEVRRELPYLDFSEKARFPVYGALVQRRGGTARHDAVAWGYARGADTRGVDIIQNCEVTGFIREGDRIVGVETTRGAIRAKKVAMAVAGHSSVLAEKAGMRLPIESHLLQAFVSESIKPLIDTVITFGAGHFYISQSDKGSLVFGGDLDGYNSYAQRGNLPIVEHVLTEGKALIPCLSRLRMLRHWAGVMDMSMDGSPIIDLTPIPGLYLNTGWCYGGFKAVPGSGWCFAYLIARDEPHPVAAKFRLDRFRTGRPIDEKGAGPVPGHH; translated from the coding sequence ATGCGCTATTCGGTTGCGAGCGTCATCCGGGAGGCTCTCACGGGCAATACGGGCTGGGGCCGGGCCTGGCGTGATCCGGAGCCGAAGCCCGCCTATGACGTGCTCGTCGTGGGCGGCGGCGGCCATGGTCTTTCAACAGCCTATTACCTGGCCGAAGAGCATGGGATCCGGAATGTGGCGGTGCTCGAGAAAGGCTGGCTCGGCGGCGGCAATGTGGGCCGCAACACCACGATCATCCGCTCCAACTACATGATGGACGGCAATACCCAATTCTACGAGCTGTCCATGAAGTTGTGGGAGGGGCTCTCGCATGAGCTGAACTACAATGCCATGGTCTCGCATCGTGGCGTGTTCAATCTGGCGCATACGCCTGCCCAATATGACGCTTTTGCCTATCGCGGAAATGTCATGCGGTCGAACGGGATCGATGCGGAGATCCTGTCGCGGGAGGAGGTGCGCCGGGAGCTTCCCTATCTCGATTTTTCGGAGAAGGCGCGGTTTCCCGTTTATGGCGCGCTGGTGCAGCGACGCGGGGGCACCGCCCGCCATGACGCGGTGGCCTGGGGCTATGCGCGCGGCGCCGATACGCGCGGGGTCGACATCATCCAGAATTGCGAGGTGACGGGGTTCATCCGCGAGGGTGACCGGATCGTCGGGGTCGAGACGACCCGCGGCGCAATTCGCGCAAAGAAGGTGGCCATGGCCGTGGCCGGTCATAGCAGCGTGCTTGCGGAAAAGGCGGGCATGCGGCTGCCGATCGAAAGCCATCTGCTGCAGGCCTTCGTGTCCGAATCGATCAAGCCGCTGATCGACACGGTCATCACCTTCGGGGCGGGGCATTTCTATATCAGCCAGTCGGACAAGGGATCGCTGGTATTTGGCGGGGATCTCGACGGCTACAACTCCTATGCCCAGCGCGGGAATCTGCCGATCGTCGAGCATGTGCTGACCGAGGGAAAGGCGCTCATTCCCTGTCTGTCACGGCTGAGGATGCTGCGGCACTGGGCGGGCGTCATGGATATGAGCATGGATGGCAGCCCGATCATTGATCTGACGCCGATTCCCGGGCTCTATCTCAATACGGGCTGGTGCTATGGCGGGTTCAAGGCGGTGCCGGGTTCGGGCTGGTGCTTTGCCTATCTCATTGCTCGCGATGAGCCCCATCCGGTGGCGGCCAAGTTCCGGCTCGACCGGTTCCGCACCGGCCGGCCAATCGACGAGAAGGGCGCCGGCCCCGTGCCCGGACACCATTAG
- a CDS encoding MurR/RpiR family transcriptional regulator produces MQGLIVSATDHKAILGKLSAAFSELPPQLAQAAKAVLDAPEEVAMHSMRRFAARFGIAPTTMIRLAKLAGFDSYDDFRKPFQEALRGGGGFADRAEWLQSLAASGDVGAVVGGMAEASLSNVEAAFRGADARTIASAADTLLRARKVHVVGIGGLYGFATYFAYVTRMMLPDVHLASPAMGSVVDELAGLTARDALLVLSIAPYARETVRTADLAVERRAAVIGVTDSLASPLAQRASHLLVVPAASPQFFPSQTALVAMLETLVAAVVSRGDRSLVSRIKAVDRFREQQGIYWRNSKSEAKLT; encoded by the coding sequence ATGCAAGGATTGATCGTGAGCGCCACCGATCACAAGGCCATTCTCGGCAAACTGTCGGCCGCCTTTTCCGAGCTTCCGCCGCAATTGGCACAGGCAGCCAAAGCGGTGCTGGACGCCCCGGAAGAGGTCGCCATGCATTCCATGCGCAGGTTTGCCGCCCGCTTCGGCATTGCGCCCACGACCATGATCCGGCTGGCGAAGCTTGCGGGCTTCGACAGCTATGACGATTTCCGCAAGCCCTTTCAGGAGGCGTTGCGCGGTGGCGGCGGCTTTGCTGATCGGGCGGAATGGCTGCAGTCCCTTGCCGCGAGCGGCGATGTCGGGGCGGTGGTCGGCGGCATGGCGGAGGCAAGCCTTTCCAATGTTGAGGCAGCCTTCCGTGGCGCGGACGCCCGCACCATCGCCAGCGCGGCTGATACGCTTCTCAGGGCCCGCAAGGTTCACGTGGTCGGCATCGGCGGCCTCTACGGTTTTGCCACCTACTTCGCCTATGTCACCCGGATGATGCTGCCGGATGTGCACCTCGCATCCCCGGCGATGGGCTCCGTCGTCGACGAGCTGGCCGGCCTCACGGCGCGCGATGCCCTTCTGGTCCTGAGCATCGCACCCTATGCACGCGAAACCGTCCGGACCGCGGATCTGGCTGTGGAGCGTCGCGCCGCCGTCATTGGGGTCACCGACAGTCTCGCGTCACCGCTTGCTCAAAGGGCATCGCACCTTCTGGTCGTGCCCGCGGCCAGCCCTCAATTCTTCCCCTCGCAGACCGCCTTGGTCGCCATGTTGGAGACCCTGGTTGCAGCCGTCGTCTCCCGTGGCGACCGTTCTCTCGTCTCTCGCATCAAGGCGGTTGATCGTTTCCGCGAGCAGCAGGGCATCTATTGGCGGAATTCCAAGTCCGAGGCGAAGTTGACGTAG
- a CDS encoding SDR family NAD(P)-dependent oxidoreductase has translation MARLLGKVALVTSAGSMGPGWGHGKAISTLFARESAQIFAVDASREAAEETRSIIDDECGICATFAADVSKSDDVERAVAACLSAFGRIDILVNSVSVIRMGGVVELSEEDWTRANDINLKSVFLTCKYVLPHMERQGSGAIINISSIAAIRYTGIPYASYYASKGALLSLTRGIALEYARKGIRANAILPGMIDTPLIYGDVAKAYDADADQATVKAKRDALCPTGRMGDAWDVAYAALYLASDEAKYVTGTELVVDGGISAKFA, from the coding sequence ATGGCGAGACTGCTGGGTAAGGTAGCTTTGGTGACCAGTGCGGGCTCCATGGGCCCCGGCTGGGGCCATGGCAAGGCAATATCGACCCTTTTTGCGCGCGAAAGCGCCCAGATCTTCGCGGTCGACGCCAGTCGTGAAGCCGCTGAAGAGACCCGTTCCATTATCGACGACGAATGCGGAATCTGCGCCACATTCGCCGCGGATGTCTCAAAATCGGACGATGTTGAACGGGCGGTGGCTGCCTGCCTGTCCGCGTTCGGCCGCATCGACATTCTCGTCAACAGCGTCAGCGTCATTCGCATGGGCGGTGTGGTCGAACTCTCCGAAGAGGACTGGACCCGGGCCAATGACATCAACCTGAAGAGCGTCTTCCTGACCTGCAAATATGTCTTGCCGCATATGGAGCGTCAGGGTTCGGGCGCCATCATCAACATTTCGTCCATCGCCGCCATTCGCTACACCGGCATCCCCTATGCGAGCTATTACGCCAGCAAGGGAGCCCTCCTCTCGCTGACCAGAGGCATCGCGCTGGAATATGCCCGCAAAGGAATAAGAGCGAATGCGATCCTGCCCGGTATGATCGATACACCCCTCATCTATGGCGACGTTGCAAAGGCCTATGACGCAGACGCAGATCAGGCCACCGTCAAGGCGAAACGCGACGCTTTGTGCCCCACTGGACGCATGGGTGATGCCTGGGACGTGGCCTATGCGGCCTTGTATCTTGCCTCCGACGAAGCGAAATATGTAACCGGAACTGAACTTGTGGTGGACGGCGGCATCTCGGCGAAATTTGCTTGA
- a CDS encoding acetyl-CoA acetyltransferase, with protein MGCIVGWAHSQFGKLEGQALEDMIARVAHDAVKDAGIEFSDIDAIYVGNFGGFEKQSFPAAFALDADPALRFKPATRVENACATGSAAVQMGLNEIYAKKSRFVLVVGAEKMTAASGAEIGDALLNASYRKTEADTPGGFAGVFARIQDLYQQRYGDQSEATARIAAKNHKNGVENPYAQMRKDFGFEFCNSVSDKNPIVVGQIRRTDCSLVSDGAAAIVLTDVETAMRMPKAVHFRGIGHAQDYLPMAKRDIVAFEGCEAAWKKAHEQAGTSLDDLSFVETHDCFTIAELIEYEAMGLTPRGQGARAINEGWTEKDGKLPVNPSGGLKSKGHPIGATGVSMHIMASMQLLGQAGGMQVKDPKLAGIFNMGGAAVANYVSILERLR; from the coding sequence ATGGGCTGTATCGTAGGATGGGCGCACTCCCAGTTCGGCAAACTGGAGGGGCAGGCCCTCGAGGACATGATCGCGCGTGTGGCGCATGACGCCGTCAAGGACGCCGGGATCGAGTTCTCTGATATCGACGCGATCTATGTCGGCAATTTCGGTGGTTTCGAGAAGCAGAGCTTCCCGGCGGCCTTCGCTCTGGATGCAGATCCTGCCCTGCGCTTCAAGCCGGCAACGCGCGTGGAGAATGCATGCGCCACCGGCTCGGCCGCGGTGCAAATGGGCTTGAACGAGATCTACGCCAAGAAGAGCCGCTTCGTGCTCGTGGTGGGCGCCGAGAAGATGACGGCTGCCTCCGGCGCCGAGATTGGCGACGCGCTGCTCAATGCATCCTACCGCAAGACCGAGGCTGACACGCCCGGCGGCTTTGCCGGTGTCTTTGCCCGCATCCAGGATCTTTATCAGCAGCGCTATGGCGACCAGTCCGAGGCAACCGCCCGCATCGCCGCCAAGAACCACAAGAACGGCGTGGAGAACCCCTATGCGCAGATGCGCAAGGATTTCGGCTTCGAGTTCTGCAATAGCGTCAGCGACAAGAACCCGATCGTTGTCGGCCAGATCCGCCGCACCGACTGCTCGCTCGTCTCCGATGGCGCCGCTGCGATCGTGCTGACGGATGTGGAAACGGCGATGCGCATGCCGAAGGCGGTCCACTTCCGTGGCATCGGCCATGCCCAAGATTACTTGCCGATGGCCAAGCGCGACATCGTTGCCTTTGAGGGCTGCGAAGCCGCCTGGAAGAAGGCTCATGAGCAGGCCGGAACGAGCCTCGATGACCTCTCCTTCGTCGAGACCCATGACTGCTTCACCATCGCCGAGCTGATCGAATACGAGGCGATGGGTCTCACCCCGCGCGGCCAGGGCGCGCGCGCCATCAATGAGGGCTGGACCGAGAAGGACGGCAAGCTCCCCGTCAATCCGTCCGGCGGCCTCAAGTCGAAGGGTCACCCGATCGGCGCGACCGGCGTGTCCATGCACATCATGGCCTCCATGCAGCTTCTCGGTCAGGCTGGCGGCATGCAGGTGAAGGATCCTAAGCTCGCCGGCATCTTCAACATGGGTGGCGCGGCAGTCGCCAATTACGTCTCGATCCTCGAGCGTCTGCGCTAA
- a CDS encoding DUF3574 domain-containing protein: MPLRSLLTLIAVLFNLAAIPAHAQERKWHNAEAIQSQLYFGLRSKDGAGVSEQAWARFLSEVVTPRFPDGLTVLSAYGQSRDQASAPALTTAETTKLLLIVHPDTHDAQKKLGEIKAEYVKRFKQDSVFQVEVPARIVE; this comes from the coding sequence ATGCCGCTTCGTTCTCTGCTCACGCTCATAGCTGTGCTGTTCAACCTCGCTGCCATCCCCGCGCACGCTCAGGAACGGAAATGGCACAATGCCGAGGCCATTCAGTCACAACTCTATTTCGGCCTGCGCAGCAAGGATGGCGCTGGCGTTTCCGAGCAAGCCTGGGCCCGTTTCCTCTCCGAGGTGGTCACCCCACGCTTCCCCGACGGGCTGACGGTGCTCAGCGCTTACGGCCAGAGCCGCGATCAGGCTTCAGCGCCGGCTTTGACGACGGCTGAAACCACCAAGCTCCTGCTGATCGTTCACCCCGACACTCACGACGCGCAGAAAAAGCTTGGTGAGATCAAGGCCGAATATGTGAAGCGCTTCAAGCAGGACTCGGTCTTCCAGGTCGAGGTGCCCGCCCGCATTGTAGAGTGA